The DNA sequence ttgacctgactgcttctattgttctcatttgtaagtcgctttggataaaagcgtctgctaaatgattaaatgtaaatgtaaataataaaaaaattctgaaggACTCATTTTTCTTACTGATTGAGGTCTTTTGTTAACCTGTTAATATTTTCCCCTTTCCTTTTCGTTCTATGTTCTTTGATGgagtgtggattattatgattattgttatttttatatattattattgaaatgaaaataataaaaaaatccatgGGAAAAGGTTATTTCTGATTACCGTAGTTGACTTCATTTTATCTAAGAAAGCGATGTCTCACCAGAGTCTGCAGACCAAATATGATCTTCATGTGTTTGATGGGAGTCACTAGTCGTGGCACAAGTGTGTATGTGACATCCAAAAACTCAGTGACTCGCTCAAAATGCTTGATGTCTCTGGCTTGCACGATCCTCCAGACCTCTGCCGCCACCACCCGGATCCTGCATGGCTCTTCAAGGGTCAGAAGATGCCAGTCACCTTCTAGCCACAACGGAGGTCCTAGAACTAAAAGAAGTGAAAGTTGTTTAGATCTCCCATGCATTCATTTTGAACTAGTTTAAGTTAGACCTATTATTGACTTAGATCTATGCAGTCGATTTATGATGAAAATAAAGTAACATAGTTACAGCGTAATTGCATGCAAAGGCATTGATCTAATAGATTATACTGTTTTTAATTGAAAGCAATGCAATATATGCAAGAAATTCTTatgtaaaaatcataatttgattgtgttattaaaaacattgcaagaaacACCTTCTAAGACCTCCATCATCCGTTTAGTCCATGCATATTCAATGATCCATAATGGTAAAGCAGGAATAAGGTGAGCGCAAGCTTTTTCCAGCCACAGGTTTTCACTCATTCCAGCCAAAGCAACAGTCTCGGTCTGCAGGACTGTCATGATGTCCAAACATCAGCTGCTTCCAGCGCTGAGCTTCTGATGTGAGCAGCTGAGATGATAATGAGCTCCATTTGAAAGTCAGATTTTGTTAGGCATGTCCGGGCACGTTTAGGAAGTAAATGACAGAAGAGTTTACCTTCACTTATAGAACATCAAAGTTAGAAACATCACTAAATAATCAAATCTCGTCCAACTGCACAAAGTGCACATAAGGTCAGAGCAAATATTCTTGTGTGAAAATAGAAATTGTTGACGGCGATGTTTTAAAAAAAGCACCGATGACaggacatttcaaaataagagcgCAGTTCCATGGTCACTTACAAAAACTTAAAccagcatttaaataaaaattagatgTACAGATCAGATTTACGATTCTTAATTGatcatttaacttttaaaaattatCATACATAGATCATTTTTATTTCTGACAATATTTAAGGCTAAAGTGGGTTGCTAAAGAGACAaaaggctctgaccaggggtttagttaccctttaaggaCATGACATTTACTCACATGCGCGCAACAACGTAAGGtactttattttgaaaaaaatatttcaagctTCACACTTTAAGAAAAACCATGACATAGCGCTTGTTGGCGTGATGTGCTGACTTCTGACGATTTGATTTTTTGGTGTGGTGACCAAATCTGCGAATGTTTGATACCATAATCTCGGTTTAATACTGTTAATAGAGAATCTAAAAGTTGCCTTTGAAGGTGAGTGTACAACAGTATTTCGAATTTTGTATACAGTAAAtgcgttctatctatctatctatctatctatctatctatctatctatctatctatctatctatctatctatcaatctatcatctgactgtttctatctatctatctatctatctatctatctatctatctatctatctatctcttttATTTGATGTCTGTATGCACGTCACTCATATATTTTAGGAGAATATATTTTATGATGTAGCcacactttattttttgttttcgtaCAAATcactaaataattgttttaacttTGCAGTCACACTGTAATATTTGCAAGCAAGATGCCACCGCGAGTTGATGACATAATGAAACTGTGTTGCGAACTCTCCGCTAATCAACAAGTGAAAACAGCGGTGAAGCAGTCTGGAAAAGGAGCAGCAGCCGCTGGTGGTTTAGCTTTTGCAGGAGGATTGATTGGGGGTCCTCTGGGAATTGCAGTGGGCAAGTCCATTCATGCCTTATTTACAGGTGTCAACCTTATGTATCAAATGTAATGATGTTTTCTTACTTATGTCTTTGACTTTTTAAGGTGGGGCTGTCGGTGGACTGATTGGATGCTGGATGACAAGCGGCCAGTTTAAACCTCTACCTCAGGTTATCATGGAAATGACACCAGACCAGCAGCGCAGACTCTATGAGGATATTGTAGCCGTTTTAGGCTCAATAACATGGACTGATGTTGCACAGCTGACTGCCCTTGTAATGGGAAATGCCACACTACAGCAGCAAGTGACCGCTGCTCTTCTGAGCTACATGCAAAAGGAACTTCAAGCTGAAGTGCATTATGTAGACtgacttcattttatttttaatgtgaaacAGTTCAAACCTTATAATCATGTGTCATACAGGTTGTTTGATTGGATAATTGAGTACTGTAGTTGAACCTCGCGTACGTAGCATTTTTTACTGTcgaaaaatgtttttaactttatatgGTACATTTGAATCCATGAAActttgtttccaccacaggattaaaaaaaataaataaataaaaaacataaaaggtAATAAAGTTTATCGGATAGTAAtgactttttttccccttgcacttttgagaaaaaaaaagtcagaattattacatggcagaaaaagaaacaaaaaaaggaatTGTGACAGAATTCTACAGAAAAAAAGTCTTGAGTTATGAtctataaacttgcaattgtgagattaAGGTACTGAGACCTAATTTAACAATTCTTACTTTTtcccttgcaattctgagtttatatctctataATTCTGGAGGAAAAGTCTAAAAAAAACAGATTTGCCTGAATTCGGAGTGGAAAAAAGTCTGATTTGTTCGATGTAAACTAGCAATTaatgagaaaagtctgaattgtgagactTTTTAACTCACACTTCTGACTTTTTCCCCTCACAGCGCAGAAATAAAAAGTTGCAGTtacttgttaattttttttattccctggcagaaacaagctttcatATGCATCATGCACTGTACATTCTTTTCAATAATATCCTGACATGACGTGTCATATTTTCAGAACACTTAGGAAGATTGTGCATTATAGAACATGCAAATGATATTGTTGAATCAAtgccttttaaaaaatatttaattgaattgttTTTGGTCTAATAGAATGCTTGTGTTCATTTGTAACCAAGATTTGCATGCCTAATCAAAAGCCTCAGAAATAGATGTTGgttgctttaaaatatatatttattaatatttcaatttgGCCAGACATTAAAAGCATACAGAGAAAATGTCCATTGTTTATCCAACAATTACAGTATCCTCATCAGGAAACTCATAATAAGGCACCTCCAAGTTGAGAGGTGCGGGTTCTTTTCTGATTCTTCCTGAAGCATCGTAATGTGACCCGTGGCAGGGGCAGTAGTACCCGCCATAATCACCGGCATTTGCAATTGGGACACAGCCGAGATGAGTACAGACACCAATGACGATGACCCAGGTGGGGTTGGTGACGCGGTCTCTGTCATGCTCAGGGTCCCGGAGCTCTGACAGATCGACGTTTTGCTCAGCTGCGATCTCCAGCTACGTACGGTCACACCGACCTTTGAAGAGAGCGCTAGTACAGCGGAAGCTCCTCCTTCGGTACTTCACAGTTGACCGGCTATTGACTGAACGGAAAAGTAAAACAGATGGTAAAATAATTCGTTCCATTTACCTATTGAAATGATAAGCaggataaataatttaattagtatctcatgttatttccaatgtattttttgaaatatttatatattgctgATAATTTCTTTAGTTTTGAACAGGCATTACAAGGCAGTCTCGTTAAAATGTAAACAGCAGTTTCGAGACGTTCGACTCATTTCTGAGaatcggttcatttgaacagatttcTTGAATCTGATTCTTCTCAGCTCACTCGTATCGGTTCTCGGCTGAATAAATCTTCGCGAATGAATCGTTCAGGCGTGAATCGATTCATGAAAAAAGATCCGACTCAAAACTAAAAACGCGTTCATATCATAGACAGGTTCATATATTAGTCTTCTCATGGGCACGTTGGTCGGCATCCACAGGATGGTCACCTGAAAATTAAACATGAGATTTTTACGCCGGAAAATAGCCATCATAATTGTTTTGGCTTATGCGATATTTTCGCTGTATGCAGCGTATAGTGTATTTTTCAACAAGACGGTTATTTCTCGCGTTCATCGAGTAGTGAAAAAGGGCTCTGCGATTATAGGTAAGACAATGAATCATAAATCGCGGCATCTTATATGTTTATAAACatgtatgttttaatgtaaatgcaataaaatgatcAATTGATGATCGCGTGTAAACAACAGATTTGCTTAATAATATACGTTTCCAGATAATGGGAAAGCAGGAGAGGAAGAGTGGAACCCATGGGAAGAGGATGAGCGTGCATACTCCTTATCTCTGCAAAAGCGGAGAGATGCCTTCAGATCATACCAAGATCATGCTGCTAAGAACAGGCCAAAAACATATAAAGTTCAGATCTGGGGCAAAGCTGCCATTGGCAAGTGGAATATGTTTATTGCGTCCAGAGATCATTGAATTGCTTGTTGCATAAGTagagaaatgaatgaaataatgtGCCTTGTTCTCATTTGCCTAGGACTTTATTTGTGGGAACATGTTTTAGAAGGGCCTCTCAACCCACCAGACAAATCCAGCCAATGGAGAGAAGGAGAGATTCAGTCTGGGAAGATCAATTTCAGGTAAGCTTTAAACTGACACTTTAATTCAACacggatgcattaaactgatcaaaagtgatgactGTTGTTtctattacaaattacaaataactGCTGTTTTAAAATTCAGATAGAAATgctgaaaatgcattaaaaaaaatacatttttaaatctattcatacaaaatatgtattttatattgtaataatgcttaatatcgctgtttttataataataataataataaataattttgttttaataattgcaGCCTTCTTGAGCacgagatttatttaaaaaaaaaaacatttaaaagtctcTGAATTATTCTGTAGTATGTAATAGTATGTAACAAcagtaaatatgtataaaaaataaaaaaatgtaaccaaTACACATACTCATAATGTGTCTGTTTTACCTATAAAtcctttaaaatagaaaaatcgaAGCTTTACTTAAATGTGGACATCACAGATTATTAACATAATGTTTTTCCTAAAAGGAAAGCATTATGTTCCATTTCCAGAACCCACAATTTTGTAATTTCTCTTTAATTGAAATCTATCTTCAGTTTCTACACGGGGCCAGCAGTGGTCCAAGGGCATGTTTCTCTCGACACAGACAGTGTGGTGTTGGTTTTGAATGGCCGTGAGCAGCAGAAAATCTCATCCTCCCTCCAGTGGCTGCAGCACGTCCAGGGACTGGTGCAGTTGCGCTCTGTCTCTCGGGTTGCTGTGGTTCTTTTGGGCAATGAGCAGTGCAATAATGACTGGATCAGTCCTTACCTTAAGAGGCATGGTGGGTTTGTAGACCTGCTCTTTCTTGTGTACGACAGTCCTTGGATCAATGATAAAGACATCTTCCAGTGGCCACTGGGCGTTGCCACGTaagtttctatttttaaaataacatttatttttgtgttatattttattatacttgaaagaggtaattttgtaatttttttattagcatctggttttattattttaatataattgagAATAAAATCAGTTGATTTAATTGTTTATaatgttctttttctttctttgcagATACAGGAATTTCCCTGTGGTCACACTTAGTGGTCAGATGCTGAAAACTGCTAGACCATATCTGTGCAACTTTCTCGGGACTATATACAAAAACTCCTCCAGGGAAACTCTCATGGGCGTCCTGCAGCAGAACGGCATGGAGAAAGATTGTCTTGTGCATGTTAGAGAGAAGTACGTATTTCTGGAAGTACTGTACTTTATTTTGTCGGTCTGATTTGAAACAAATTGCATTCACTTCAAAATTGCACGATGTATGAAGCTGTTAAATACTAAAGAATTAAAATGCTTACTCCATCTTAAggtagctgtaaaaaaaaaaaaaactaaccattttttttcttcagtactttaattcagcaaggatgcattaaattgatcaaaagtgacagtaaagacatttataatgctacaagaaaattctgtttcaaataagtatttttgaacttttgaactttctattcatcagaaatcctaaaaaaaatcctaattctAAAACTTTCATGGTTTCCACAGATGTTAAAAGCTgcataaaactgttttttttttaacattagataataataataaatatttcttgagcaccaaatcagcatattagaatgatttctaaaggatcatgtgacactgaagactgtatttagtgctaaaaaattcagctttgccatcacgagaataaattactttttaaaatatattatgataaaaaaaatattcattagtaataatatttcacaatattactggttttgCTGTATTTGGACCaaaataatgcagccttggtgagcatagaagacataagaaaaaaaatggtagTGTAAGTTGTctaatgtgtgtatatgtgtatatatatatatatatatatatatatatatgtccaatACACAATCTTATAATGTTTCTGTTTTACCTATAAATCTTTCACAAATAATAGCCCAAACATTGCTGAAtcgagcaagttttttttttttaagttgctatatgtaggattgacacagagtggttgaactaggtattgcagtccaaattcaaaatattggagagggttttttttcacCCGGCCCCCTTCACCAGACTTGACGCACACGCAGGTTTCCAGATTGGTGACACCAATAGGAACGAGCACACTTGacgattaataaaattaaatgcgaTGTGTTTGCTGCCAACTGGCAGCCGGGAATGCCAAAATACacttgggtaaactggcagtgggcgggtttcacaaaccaaaacaaagacagacatttcggcccggaacgcacattttcaacggagaataactgactgtagatatttagataaacaagtatgttaacttagcatgtttcttaaatatctgcaaacatattatggtatttttatgctttagtagagtcaaaaacttacatacagcacctttaatactACTTGCATTTTGTGTCATCAGGTGGCTTCCTCAAGAGACAGCAGACACCTCTAGACAGTACCAGATGGCGTTAGCACAAAGTGACCTCACTCTTTCTCCAGTTGGAGTGAACACAGAGTGCTACCGCATCTATGAAGCCTGTGCCTATGGCTCTGTGCCCGTAGTGGAGGACGTCCTGACTCCAGGGGCCTGTGCAGTTGGTAACCGGTCCCCGCTTCACCTACTTAAAGATGCAGGAGCACCCTTCATCTTCCTAAAGGACTGGCGGGAGATGCCTGCCATcctggagagggagagagggatgaACCAGAAAGAAAAAACGGAGAGGAGGATGAGACTGCTGGAGTGGTACAGTGGCTTTCGTCAGCAGATGAAGGACAAATTCACAGAAGTGTTGGAAGATGCCTTTTTCAAAATCACCTAGTATTAGTTTGGAaactttaaagtgatagttcacccaaaaataaaaattcatcgttttagtcatttttactcaacctcatttaattccaaacctgtatgacttgctttcttctCTGTAACACAAAAgacgatattttgaagaatgttggtaacaaaatgttttcaggACCCAATGACTtattgtgaaaaaataataataaatacataaataaatactagtCAATGGGACCAGGAAGTGTTCTTTGTGTCTCATGGAAGAAAGAaaagcatacaggtttggacATGATAGTTTCTAACattcttatttttcattttaatacagTCTCACATAAAGAACAGTTTGTCACTTTATTTTTGGAGCTGTTCATTGATTTGGTTTGGACACAGTGATTTACTTGTTGATCTTATACATGTGAAATATAAGATGCTACTGTATGTTATAATACAATATGTTTTACCTTATGCAGCCTCCATTTTTACtgtaaagtattaatttattaagtcATGATGTTTCAGTGAAAATAATGCAAaagtagttttttgtttttgttttttagtttataACCTAGCTGGGCTACATAGTCAGATATTTAACATTgttaacatttcatttttctcTCTTGAAGGTGTTTTTTTGCTTTCCGCTCAGTGCAAgttattaaaataacttaattttacatttaacctgtctgatctttatttatctagcATTTAGACTAAAAATacataaagacataaaaatatgCAGCAACAGTGTCTAttcttttattaatgcagagaatcaACAGGACTCAGTCAAGTGCTCACAGAAAAgatgtctttagatgtttcttgaaaatgttggacttttatacaataatatatatatatatacacgttttgGTGATAGGCAATGATATTCAGATGATTTTGAACAAGTAAATTTGAATAACAAATCAAATTgatgttaaaattaaaactgatttCATTTTGTCTAATTACTGTTACAACTCACCCCACATACTGCACTCATTTACACAGTTTAGGGATTTTTGTAGCAGATAAATGTGTGAAAATTGTatcagcattttatttaattaaatctttTTACAATAACACAATACAagaaaattacaataaaacaattCATATGGAAAAGTCTTATAATTATGCCACATTTTATTTAGATGATCAGTTTTAAACATTTAGTTCTGTCAataatgtaatttgtattttaataatgggTTTTTATAGATTGAAAGTCCAGGTCTGGGACAGGAATAAAAGAAAATGCCTACATGAAAGGcatttataaaagtataaaatatgaattcattttttttcaagagttttttaaAACTTATAGGCGATTTAAGTAGTATTGCAACAAAACAGCTGTCCTGTAAGAGGCGCTGTATGATGACTTTCAGTTTATCAACAATATCCATCTTCAGAAATGATgtagtattttataaaaatagaaaccataataaataaactattatttttgttgttgttatgctactttctttttttggcttaacgtttttatttaatatgtagaACCAGTTTAAAAGGGTGACATTTTGCCCCCTCTAAAACTCtgt is a window from the Carassius carassius chromosome 13, fCarCar2.1, whole genome shotgun sequence genome containing:
- the rxylt1 gene encoding ribitol-5-phosphate xylosyltransferase 1, whose translation is MRFLRRKIAIIIVLAYAIFSLYAAYSVFFNKTVISRVHRVVKKGSAIIDNGKAGEEEWNPWEEDERAYSLSLQKRRDAFRSYQDHAAKNRPKTYKVQIWGKAAIGLYLWEHVLEGPLNPPDKSSQWREGEIQSGKINFSFYTGPAVVQGHVSLDTDSVVLVLNGREQQKISSSLQWLQHVQGLVQLRSVSRVAVVLLGNEQCNNDWISPYLKRHGGFVDLLFLVYDSPWINDKDIFQWPLGVATYRNFPVVTLSGQMLKTARPYLCNFLGTIYKNSSRETLMGVLQQNGMEKDCLVHVREKWLPQETADTSRQYQMALAQSDLTLSPVGVNTECYRIYEACAYGSVPVVEDVLTPGACAVGNRSPLHLLKDAGAPFIFLKDWREMPAILERERGMNQKEKTERRMRLLEWYSGFRQQMKDKFTEVLEDAFFKIT
- the zgc:112052 gene encoding protein C19orf12 homolog, translated to MPPRVDDIMKLCCELSANQQVKTAVKQSGKGAAAAGGLAFAGGLIGGPLGIAVGGAVGGLIGCWMTSGQFKPLPQVIMEMTPDQQRRLYEDIVAVLGSITWTDVAQLTALVMGNATLQQQVTAALLSYMQKELQAEVHYVD